The following are encoded together in the Streptomyces flavofungini genome:
- a CDS encoding threonine aldolase family protein, whose amino-acid sequence MTAYDRPDATTEPDESAERRASATPDEPSERDEPAEPDGRARRIAAARSAKRLLTRSPMTVSLAERVTALAEGVADVTDPDRVSDLYGDGVVADLEDEVARLLGKEDAVFFPTGTMAQQIALRCWAGRTGNATVALHPRSHPEVHEAGALSVVSGLRTVHPTDEPRCPTADEVRDFDEPFGTLMLELPLREAGFVLPSWQELTDVVAAARERDAVVHLDGARLWECTPHFGRPLPKIAALADSVYVSFYKSLEGIAGAALAGPRTLTDEARAWRHRYGGLMFQQSPTAVSALLGLKHVLPRLPEYVAHARVVADALREGFATSRVPWSRVHPDPPHTHQFQVWLPYGPDVLNEAALTQAEETGTQLFWRWFPEGPPGLSVTEVTVTGPGLAWTPDDVRAAVAEFVRRLP is encoded by the coding sequence ATGACCGCATACGACAGGCCGGACGCCACCACCGAGCCGGACGAGTCTGCCGAACGGCGCGCGTCCGCCACCCCGGACGAGCCCTCCGAACGCGACGAGCCCGCCGAGCCGGACGGCCGCGCGCGCCGGATCGCCGCCGCCCGCAGCGCGAAACGCCTCCTGACCCGCTCCCCGATGACCGTGTCCCTGGCCGAACGCGTCACGGCCCTGGCCGAGGGCGTCGCCGACGTCACGGACCCGGACCGGGTGAGCGACCTGTACGGCGACGGGGTGGTCGCCGACCTGGAGGACGAGGTCGCGCGGCTGCTCGGCAAGGAGGACGCCGTCTTCTTCCCCACCGGCACGATGGCCCAGCAGATCGCGCTGCGCTGCTGGGCGGGTCGTACGGGCAACGCGACCGTGGCCCTGCACCCGCGTTCGCACCCGGAGGTGCACGAGGCGGGCGCCCTCTCCGTGGTGAGCGGTCTGCGCACCGTGCACCCCACGGACGAGCCGCGCTGCCCCACGGCGGACGAAGTGCGCGACTTCGACGAGCCGTTCGGGACGCTGATGCTCGAACTGCCGCTCCGGGAGGCCGGTTTCGTCCTGCCCAGCTGGCAGGAGCTGACGGACGTGGTGGCGGCGGCGCGCGAACGGGACGCCGTCGTGCACCTCGACGGGGCGCGGCTGTGGGAGTGCACCCCGCACTTCGGCCGCCCGCTGCCAAAGATCGCGGCGCTCGCGGACAGCGTGTACGTGTCGTTCTACAAGTCGCTCGAAGGCATCGCGGGCGCCGCGCTGGCCGGGCCGCGGACGCTGACCGACGAGGCGCGCGCCTGGCGGCACCGGTACGGCGGCCTGATGTTCCAGCAGTCCCCGACCGCCGTGTCGGCCCTGCTCGGCCTCAAGCACGTCCTGCCGCGCCTGCCGGAATACGTCGCCCACGCGCGCGTGGTCGCGGACGCGCTGCGCGAGGGGTTCGCGACCTCCCGGGTGCCCTGGTCACGGGTGCACCCCGACCCGCCGCACACGCACCAGTTCCAGGTCTGGCTGCCGTACGGGCCCGACGTCCTGAACGAGGCGGCGCTCACGCAGGCCGAGGAGACCGGAACCCAGCTGTTCTGGCGCTGGTTCCCGGAAGGACCGCCGGGCCTGTCCGTCACGGAGGTCACCGTGACCGGACCGGGCCTGGCGTGGACACCCGACGACGTCAGGGCAGCGGTCGCGGAGTTCGTGCGCCGGCTCCCCTGA